Within the Gossypium raimondii isolate GPD5lz chromosome 12, ASM2569854v1, whole genome shotgun sequence genome, the region ttaaaatgaaattcatattaATTAACTCTTTCAAAAATTGCATATTGTGTTGACTTCATGTTGATTCTAAAAAAGTgctatataaaaatgaaaattcttttaaaccAATTAATATTCTACAACGTGGTGGATCTTGACACCCAATTTTGGAGTCAAAAAGGATcacttaaagactaaatttatatatttttatttaagatattttattattgattattaatgtaaatactaataaaattaacaattacaaaatcataaaatttattaactcataataaacaaaacaaaatagatgAATAATAGTATTACTTTAAATTGTGAGCGATgctgagaaaaataaaattgtcaagGATTGGATTTGAAGCTTCTcagcaattttttaaaaaatttttgcaGTAAATATCAGCCatattaactaatttacatatcaaaaaatttaaaataaattacaccaacaatcactcaactttgatCTCAATGATAACATAGAGAGAGAATCGGAGTAGGGAAGGGATGGTGGGGAAAAGGGGGAGTGATGAGAGAGCAATGATAGGGGGagagaagaatgaaaaatgacAGCTCCGTTAAGTTTGTAACAAAAAATGACAACTCCGTTACGTCTGTGACAAAAAATGATTAGTGTAactgatttattatttttcaaaagttgagtgactgttttgttattGAGATCAAAGTTGAgtaataatttatctaaaaatttaTTGTGAGTGAAAAAGGAAAGCGGCATTATACAAATTGGTAGCTGAACCAAAGCGTTAACATTTTCACTAGGCCGGATCCTTTCTCGCTTACAACAAAACAAAGAGCGAAAACTATGAAGCcggattttcatataaaaaagtGTTTTAAGCAAGTCCCTTTCTAATCCATTACAGCAACAATATTGTTTTAATCtgactttaaaaattatgttgaaaGATACACTCCTACAAAAACCACCTAAACTTCTCCAAATCAACCCTCAGTCCAATCCATATCATTTTCCTGTTCAATGTTACCAGCAGTCCATAGCTTTATAGTTCGATCATGAGAGACTGTCACAATATATCGCCCATCTGCCATGCAAAACACCAAATCAATGCTCAGTTTTCTTATATAGGATTAGTTGTATTGCTATTTGCTTGGTATTTGATAGTCAATAAGGGAggatagaaaatgaaaacatGCAAAGATGTTAACGCAAATGGttatacaaaaaataaagatgacCACTAAATTTTCCATCGAATGAAGCTAAGAAATCAACCAGGTTAAAGGCAAAATAAGAAACTTGATGACCCTAACCCCCCTTTCCACCCTTGAAAGTGGTTAggggagaaaaaagaaaagagaactcAATGAAGGGTCTGGGGCTTTTATTGCTTAAGCTTGATATCACCCATAGAAACAAAGGGAAGGTGCATTACTCACCCCCCCTCCTCTCTTTCCCTCCCCTCAGAGTCACTGCTAACATATGGTCTAAGTTGTTCCAGTCTATAACTACTATAATACATCGTACGATGTCAAAATACTTTAAAGCCAATGCTCACAGATTATGATCTAGAAGTTCTGGTGAAGGGAAGAAGAGTAATAACCAGCACCCAGCAGTATACAAATGAAAGAAGAGATCATGCTTTACTTATTCAAGAATAGATGCAAAAAGACGGAGAGGAAAAAGAGGAGAGATTcatgcataatttatttaaatttctgaAAGTTACCTGCACTAATATCTGAAGCAGTGACTTTAGCTTCATGACCTGGTAAGCTTTTGACGGGCTTAAAATCTCTTCCAGACCAAACCTGGTAGATCACATTCAAAGCTTTACATggcatattaaaaaattatacttcAGTTATAAAGGCATTTGTGTTCAGAAAGGAGTCGTACCTTCGCAGTCATGTCATAAGAAGAAGTGACCAAGTAATATCCCTCTTGAGGCTCAAATTTAACTTGTGATATAAGATTTGAATGGGCTGGTATGATATACAGGGACTTTTTCTTCCTCAAATCCCATATACGACAAGTGTTATCTTCACCACCTGTGGCTAGATGATAGCCATTGGGTGAAAAACTAGCACCAAGAACCTGGAAAGAGTGGCAGAGATATGTGGACTTTTAGCTATCAAATATCTTTCAACTAATAGAAAAAATTTCCTGCCTCCTAAAAACTTCTATGGATTTATGTTTAAGATATTAACAAGGCAATGCAACTAAACACTATGCATTCTACTTGTctaattaaaccttaaaaacttcaaaataattGTAGCAGCATTTCCTCCCATATCTGGGAATCTggtggaaaatttaaaaaacttgcTTTTGAAGCATTGAGGCCATTTGtgctaaaatcaaaattattattttccatgCATTACAAACTTCAAACCTGTAAGGAatccatgttaaatttatattagttACTACTAGGTATATTGTATGTGTCAGGTACTTTAGTGTATTCTTGCTACTAGGGCAACACAATATGCTACTCCTGCATGTAGCATTTGGAAACCATGACTGTAATAAAAAGTGAAAGAACCGCATAACCATGATGACTTACCGGCTTCACATGGCCTTCCAAAGCCAGAATACTTCTCCCAGTGCGCAGATCCCAAACACGAGCAAGTGCATCAAGTCCACAGGATGCTACTAAAGATCCATCTTGGTGGAAGGCAATTCCATAGACGCTCCTGCTATGACCTTCTTGGAGAAGCAACTCCATGCCAGTGTCTATGTCCCACAATCTCCATGTTTTATCGAAGCTTGTTGTACCAAGATACTTCCCTGAAGGATGGAAGGCAATACGTGCAAGGCGATCCAAATGGCCCCCAAATGTTTTCAGGAGAGATCCATCAGAGCTCCACAACTTTGCAGTTCGGTCAGCAGAAGCAGTTGCTAAAAGATCATGCACCGGAGAAAAAGTAACATCAGTTGCACGTTCTGTGTGGCCCTTTAAGGCAGAAACCTTGCTTACCCTAGGCATTGACCACAACTTAGCAACTCCACTCAAAGAGCTGCAGAAAAGGGAAACAATCAAGTTACAATCTTCTTGTCACCTTTAGTGGTTTCAAAACCATATTTTATAACTACCCTAAGAGGATCAAACTTAGCACTTTGAAGAACAGgaaatttgaagaatttaaacTTGTGTCCACTCTTTTTTACAATGGAAAAACAAATTTGTAAACCAAAGCAAGAAAGGATCTCCATTAAGATTAAGCTTTATTGTTTAATGGAGAGAACAATAAAGAGTCGGAGTTAAACCAGGTGGCAAGAAGTTTTCCATCGCGTGAGAAAGAACAACCCGAAAGCGGTCTATCATCACCAATTTCACTGCAATCAAGAACCAAATTCCCTGCCTGCCTTAGAGCCCAATCAATTTCAGCATCCATATCTTCATCTGGATCATCCCTTTTTCTCCGTGCACGCTGAAGACGTGCAGCTGCCTTTACAATAGAGTACTTTGCAATATCAATTCTAGCATCCAGAAGCTCTTTTGGACCCTCAGTATAAAAGGGATATTCAATGTCTTCCTCAATGTCCTCTGCCTTAGCAGAAATTGCAGCCTCTTCCTCCTCGTGAGCTTTCATCAATTTCTCCAGTTGCCCCTCAGAATCCAGCTTTGCCATAATCATTCGCAGCCTTTCCCGTCTTTCCATCTCTCTTTCTCCAAAAAGTGTTATGGGTTCACCAAGTCGGCGAAGTCGAGTCCGGACAGCCATGTCATTAGTAGGAACTGCCAGTGCAGCAGCACGACGTTTCATCAAAAGTTCTTGCATTGCCTTTTCTTGCCGCTCTCGAACCAGTCTGCTCTCTTCTGAGATCTCATATTCACCAGCTGTAGCTCGCCCATCATCCTCATGGTCAGAGTCTGAATCAACAGCTTTCACCTCACCATTTTGAGGCACAGGTGGTTTAAAGACGGGAGGGCGAACTGCAGGTATTGGAGCAATAGGTGGCACAACTGCCGGTAGTGGAGCAATAGTTGGTGGTACAACTGCAGGTGGGACCGCTGGAGGCTGAACCGGTGTGCTATTAGCTGTAGGCACCGTGGTTTCGCCATCCGGAACTGCAGCTGAAGTTGGACTGTTGTCATCATCAACTTCCATTGAACCTATCCAAGTGAAACTGAAAATTATTAAGTTTCAAATAGTACAGAAAAAAGAGGGTTGTCTCCATCTCAAGGCACAGAGCAAAGAAGCACGATTTAAACCGACATAAAGTTGTGAGTAATTCGAATCTAGACTACTTAAACTG harbors:
- the LOC105762722 gene encoding U4/U6 small nuclear ribonucleoprotein PRP4-like protein; amino-acid sequence: MEVDDDNSPTSAAVPDGETTVPTANSTPVQPPAVPPAVVPPTIAPLPAVVPPIAPIPAVRPPVFKPPVPQNGEVKAVDSDSDHEDDGRATAGEYEISEESRLVRERQEKAMQELLMKRRAAALAVPTNDMAVRTRLRRLGEPITLFGEREMERRERLRMIMAKLDSEGQLEKLMKAHEEEEAAISAKAEDIEEDIEYPFYTEGPKELLDARIDIAKYSIVKAAARLQRARRKRDDPDEDMDAEIDWALRQAGNLVLDCSEIGDDRPLSGCSFSRDGKLLATCSLSGVAKLWSMPRVSKVSALKGHTERATDVTFSPVHDLLATASADRTAKLWSSDGSLLKTFGGHLDRLARIAFHPSGKYLGTTSFDKTWRLWDIDTGMELLLQEGHSRSVYGIAFHQDGSLVASCGLDALARVWDLRTGRSILALEGHVKPVLGASFSPNGYHLATGGEDNTCRIWDLRKKKSLYIIPAHSNLISQVKFEPQEGYYLVTSSYDMTAKVWSGRDFKPVKSLPGHEAKVTASDISADGRYIVTVSHDRTIKLWTAGNIEQENDMDWTEG